The bacterium genome window below encodes:
- a CDS encoding Fic family protein — protein sequence MPQAGSTTEYCHGDLFEMAAAHLFHIVNNHSFPDGNKRTEIATALVSSRCTTLRSVRPT from the coding sequence ATGCCACAAGCTGGAAGCACGACCGAATATTGCCATGGCGATCTCTTCGAGATGGCCGCCGCTCATCTCTTCCACATCGTCAATAATCATTCATTCCCAGATGGCAACAAGCGCACTGAGATCGCCACGGCACTCGTATCCTCGAGATGCACGACGTTGCGGTCCGTGCGACCAACGTAG
- a CDS encoding Gfo/Idh/MocA family oxidoreductase, translated as MLNVAVVGAGLLGARHARAYAELGGCRLIGVYDLDRGRADAVASRHGARAFTSLEELLRAGVDAVSVATPDHAHHDPVTACLDAGAHVFVEKPLAIDPAEARALVRRAAERRRVCMVNYSQRWLPESRRIERLVASGVLGEIAFIESHRWDAAWVPERMIAGWADHTTPIHFMSSHDIDLILSWTGRRARRVYAVAHRGALSRKDTVDGYDALLTLEGGVRVSLHSSWILPETFPAAADSRLEVMGAGGALFLDGNRRELSLFRPRHSERVVFGGPRTADEVNGRLAGAFVESLRAFLDAVAADDHDAPTSAARTLHVVEVQAATVESAERETEIEVPDAGARR; from the coding sequence GTGCTGAATGTTGCCGTCGTCGGTGCGGGCCTGCTGGGCGCGCGCCACGCGAGAGCGTACGCCGAACTTGGCGGATGCCGCTTGATTGGGGTGTATGATCTGGACCGGGGGCGCGCAGACGCCGTGGCGTCGCGTCACGGTGCTCGCGCGTTCACATCGCTCGAGGAACTGCTACGTGCCGGCGTGGACGCGGTGTCCGTGGCGACGCCGGACCACGCGCACCACGATCCGGTCACGGCGTGTCTCGACGCCGGGGCGCACGTGTTCGTTGAGAAACCCCTGGCCATCGACCCGGCGGAGGCCCGCGCGCTGGTCCGTCGGGCCGCGGAACGCCGCCGCGTGTGCATGGTGAACTACAGCCAACGCTGGCTGCCCGAGTCCCGCCGCATCGAACGGCTCGTCGCATCCGGCGTCCTCGGGGAGATCGCCTTCATCGAGTCCCACCGGTGGGACGCGGCCTGGGTGCCGGAGCGCATGATCGCCGGGTGGGCGGATCACACGACGCCGATCCACTTCATGTCGAGCCACGACATCGACCTGATCCTCTCGTGGACCGGCCGCCGCGCGCGCCGGGTCTACGCCGTGGCCCATCGCGGAGCGCTGTCCCGGAAGGACACCGTGGACGGTTACGACGCGCTCCTGACGCTGGAGGGGGGCGTTCGGGTCAGCCTGCATTCGTCCTGGATCCTGCCGGAAACGTTTCCTGCGGCCGCCGACAGCCGGCTCGAGGTGATGGGAGCTGGCGGGGCACTGTTTCTCGACGGGAACCGGCGCGAGCTGTCGCTCTTTCGGCCGCGGCACAGTGAGCGAGTCGTGTTCGGCGGTCCGCGCACGGCCGACGAGGTGAACGGCCGGCTCGCCGGGGCGTTCGTCGAGTCGCTGCGCGCGTTTCTGGACGCGGTCGCCGCGGACGATCACGACGCGCCAACGTCGGCGGCGCGGACGCTGCACGTGGTCGAGGTGCAGGCGGCGACTGTCGAATCCGCGGAACGGGAGACCGAGATCGAGGTGCCCGACGCCGGCGCGCGGCGCTAG
- a CDS encoding Gfo/Idh/MocA family oxidoreductase produces MTVRAAVIGCGLMGRRYAAVLRVAPGVEIVGYADPDPRALDAARRISPAPGFADHRALLAEARPDAVCVCTPDDLHREPAVDALDAGAALLVEKPLATTPEDADAIQRAAERAGTPAMVGHLLRFDARYAAARQAVAAGGVGRVLHVRAFRSAAAADRRRRGARISALWHLAVHDVDLARWITGCEVTAAAASGVTDLDGALVVAAAHLVLEGGALATLDASWALPDAFAGRVWTGFTVMGTTGCLDVPSTHASVAAHAAGGVTYTDPTRFFEPPGLSPQGALRDEISAFLDAVRGRTALPVPLVEGVRAVRVVAALERALASRAWVPVAT; encoded by the coding sequence GTGACGGTTCGCGCTGCGGTGATTGGCTGCGGACTCATGGGACGGCGGTACGCGGCGGTGCTCCGCGTCGCCCCCGGGGTCGAGATCGTCGGGTACGCGGACCCCGACCCGCGGGCGCTCGACGCGGCCCGCCGGATCAGCCCGGCACCTGGGTTCGCCGACCATCGCGCGCTGCTCGCCGAGGCGCGGCCGGATGCGGTCTGCGTGTGCACTCCCGACGACCTGCACCGGGAGCCCGCCGTGGACGCGCTGGACGCCGGCGCGGCGCTCCTCGTGGAGAAGCCGCTGGCGACGACGCCGGAGGACGCAGACGCGATTCAGCGCGCGGCCGAGCGCGCCGGGACCCCGGCGATGGTCGGCCACCTCCTCCGGTTCGACGCCCGGTACGCGGCGGCGCGACAGGCGGTGGCCGCGGGTGGGGTGGGGCGGGTGCTGCACGTCCGCGCGTTCCGGAGTGCCGCGGCGGCCGACCGGCGGCGGCGCGGCGCACGGATCTCGGCGCTGTGGCACCTGGCCGTGCACGACGTGGACTTGGCGCGCTGGATCACAGGGTGCGAGGTGACGGCCGCGGCCGCAAGCGGAGTGACCGATCTCGACGGCGCGCTTGTCGTGGCGGCGGCGCACCTCGTGCTGGAGGGCGGTGCGCTCGCCACGCTGGACGCGTCCTGGGCGCTGCCGGACGCGTTCGCCGGCCGCGTGTGGACCGGGTTCACCGTCATGGGGACCACCGGCTGCCTCGATGTGCCATCGACGCACGCCTCCGTCGCCGCACACGCCGCGGGCGGGGTCACGTACACGGACCCGACGCGTTTCTTCGAGCCGCCCGGGCTGTCGCCGCAGGGCGCGCTGCGCGACGAGATCTCGGCGTTCCTCGACGCGGTGCGGGGACGGACGGCGTTGCCGGTCCCGCTCGTCGAGGGGGTCCGAGCGGTGCGCGTGGTCGCGGCGCTCGAGCGCGCGCTCGCGTCGCGAGCGTGGGTGCCGGTGGCCACGTGA
- a CDS encoding carbohydrate ABC transporter permease, with the protein MALRRLARRGFLYAGTAFVCVVVGFPIYWMVTSALEPGNLFNFPPQFLPTHPAWSNFAHIFTVNPLAHWLANSLFVAFGTMTCSLLLGVHAAYGLSRFRSRPVDALGFLMLVGQMIPVTVLTIPFYVLFRGLHLIDTLTGIVIATTTFSVPLCLWMLKGFFDGVPRELDEAALTDGCTRLGALYRVILPSALPGVVASATFGFMLGWNEFFFASTFLSTETKWVGTVGLVTYMGQYFVEWSALMATAFVITIVPAILFLATQRYMMAGITQGAVKA; encoded by the coding sequence GTGGCGCTGCGACGTCTCGCTCGCCGCGGGTTCCTGTACGCGGGGACGGCGTTCGTGTGCGTGGTCGTCGGGTTCCCGATCTATTGGATGGTCACGAGCGCGCTCGAACCCGGCAACCTGTTCAACTTCCCCCCGCAATTCCTTCCCACGCATCCGGCGTGGAGCAACTTCGCCCACATCTTCACGGTGAACCCGCTCGCGCACTGGTTGGCAAACAGCCTGTTCGTCGCCTTCGGGACGATGACGTGCTCGCTGCTGCTCGGCGTGCACGCCGCGTACGGCCTGTCTCGATTCCGCAGTCGGCCGGTCGACGCCCTGGGGTTCCTGATGCTCGTCGGACAGATGATCCCGGTGACCGTGCTGACGATCCCGTTCTACGTGCTGTTCCGCGGCCTGCACCTGATCGATACGCTCACCGGGATCGTCATCGCCACCACGACGTTCAGCGTTCCGTTGTGCCTGTGGATGTTGAAGGGATTCTTCGACGGGGTGCCGCGGGAACTGGACGAGGCGGCGCTGACGGACGGGTGCACGCGCCTCGGCGCGCTGTACCGTGTGATCCTGCCCTCGGCGCTCCCCGGCGTGGTCGCCTCGGCGACGTTCGGGTTTATGCTGGGGTGGAACGAGTTCTTCTTTGCGAGCACGTTTCTCAGCACCGAGACGAAGTGGGTCGGCACCGTCGGCCTGGTGACGTACATGGGGCAGTACTTCGTGGAGTGGTCGGCGCTCATGGCCACGGCGTTCGTGATCACGATCGTCCCGGCGATCCTGTTCCTGGCGACGCAGCGGTACATGATGGCGGGGATCACCCAGGGCGCGGTGAAGGCGTGA
- a CDS encoding sugar ABC transporter permease, with translation MKRERRVFAMAMMAPTVLWTLFVLVYPVAVTIRNSLYNVGAGFDPHPPFVGLGNYAALLDDPIFWHSVRVTALFTLGNLLGSFGLGLLTALLLHERFHGRPLARAILLLPWAMPQVAAVVVWRWLLQVQYGAVNYILWRLHLVATPSIQWLVRPSLGLYAVLAATVWWQYPIATTFLQAGIQSVPVDLYEAAGIDGASGWQRFRHVTWSGLRHVRNILLLMLLFWSLGQVIIIWTMTAGGPARATQTLAILVYQRAFSDFQFGSAAALATIVLAISLSIGLLYYRLTLRAAQEA, from the coding sequence ATGAAGCGGGAACGTCGTGTCTTCGCGATGGCGATGATGGCGCCCACGGTGCTGTGGACGCTGTTCGTGCTCGTGTATCCGGTCGCCGTGACGATCCGCAACAGCCTGTACAATGTCGGCGCCGGCTTCGACCCGCACCCACCGTTTGTCGGTCTGGGGAACTACGCGGCCCTGCTGGACGATCCGATCTTCTGGCATTCCGTGCGCGTCACCGCGTTGTTCACGCTCGGCAACCTGCTGGGGTCCTTCGGGCTGGGCCTGTTGACGGCCCTGCTGTTGCACGAACGGTTCCACGGCCGGCCGCTCGCGCGCGCGATCCTGCTCCTGCCGTGGGCGATGCCGCAGGTCGCGGCGGTGGTCGTGTGGCGGTGGCTGCTGCAAGTGCAGTACGGCGCCGTCAACTACATCCTGTGGCGCCTGCACCTCGTCGCGACCCCGTCGATCCAGTGGTTGGTCCGGCCGAGCCTCGGGCTCTACGCCGTGCTCGCCGCGACCGTCTGGTGGCAGTATCCGATCGCGACCACGTTTCTCCAGGCTGGGATCCAGTCGGTGCCCGTGGACCTCTACGAGGCGGCCGGCATCGACGGCGCCAGCGGGTGGCAGCGGTTTCGTCACGTCACGTGGTCCGGCCTGCGCCACGTGCGCAACATCCTGCTGCTGATGCTCCTGTTCTGGTCGCTCGGGCAGGTGATCATCATCTGGACCATGACCGCGGGCGGTCCGGCGCGCGCCACGCAAACGCTCGCGATCCTCGTCTACCAGCGCGCGTTCTCCGACTTCCAGTTCGGCAGCGCCGCCGCGCTCGCGACGATCGTCCTTGCGATCTCGTTGAGCATCGGGTTGCTCTACTACCGGCTGACGCTCCGCGCGGCGCAGGAGGCGTAG
- a CDS encoding sugar ABC transporter substrate-binding protein: protein MSRRSLLRRTAAAGLGLAALRGPAGFLDPMAASAASALTLSYPSWMFSEPSTGKYFRDMSAAYTQAHPNAQVDLIQLPAGQYVEKIFTEVQSGQVPDILPLFTTQMPQYMHLDLLEPLDPWLDKAPFKNKLVLLQRFAQKNGKNYGVALTASPQGLLYNQALLEKAKVDIPKTLDDLYTAADKIYKATGVFGFGVHVDTSAMLLAYVSCMQWVLGNGSDFSKTDGSITCNAPKTVEGFQQMMRFVNAPFAPKGLGWYQLRTMFAEGKIAMLFDGPWDLGQVKTVSPSLYPLVGMAPCPTPTHAAITGGAFYTMLKKETNKQAVWDYIAFATSDEWQRRWVEVEVQVPGITIAPTSAFLRQNPGYRYVTELAAKYATGFGYLPPGYELVATTLQTKVIDHVGDIWSGAKSPKVAMDDCQKELEAWAKTLPPGGRS from the coding sequence ATGAGCCGCCGGAGCCTGCTGCGACGAACCGCCGCCGCTGGCCTGGGGCTGGCCGCGCTCCGCGGACCGGCGGGATTCCTCGACCCCATGGCCGCCTCGGCCGCCTCGGCGCTCACGCTGTCGTATCCGAGCTGGATGTTCAGCGAGCCGAGCACCGGCAAGTACTTCCGCGACATGAGCGCGGCGTACACGCAGGCCCATCCGAATGCGCAGGTGGACCTGATCCAGCTCCCCGCGGGGCAGTACGTGGAGAAGATCTTCACCGAGGTCCAAAGCGGCCAGGTGCCCGACATTCTCCCGCTGTTCACGACGCAGATGCCGCAGTACATGCACCTTGACCTGCTCGAGCCCCTCGATCCGTGGCTCGACAAGGCGCCGTTCAAGAACAAGCTCGTGCTGCTGCAGCGGTTCGCGCAGAAGAACGGCAAGAACTACGGCGTGGCGCTGACCGCGTCCCCACAGGGACTGCTCTACAACCAGGCGCTGCTCGAAAAAGCGAAGGTCGATATCCCGAAGACCCTGGACGACCTCTACACGGCCGCAGACAAAATCTACAAGGCGACCGGCGTCTTCGGGTTTGGGGTCCACGTGGACACCTCCGCGATGCTCCTGGCGTACGTCTCGTGCATGCAGTGGGTGCTGGGGAACGGCAGCGACTTCAGCAAGACCGACGGGTCGATCACGTGCAATGCGCCGAAGACCGTCGAGGGGTTCCAGCAGATGATGCGGTTCGTGAACGCCCCGTTCGCCCCGAAGGGTCTCGGATGGTACCAGCTCCGCACGATGTTTGCCGAGGGAAAGATCGCGATGTTGTTCGACGGGCCGTGGGACCTGGGCCAGGTCAAGACGGTGAGTCCGAGCCTCTACCCCCTGGTCGGCATGGCGCCCTGTCCCACCCCAACGCACGCCGCGATCACCGGCGGTGCGTTCTACACCATGCTCAAGAAGGAAACGAATAAGCAGGCCGTCTGGGACTACATCGCGTTCGCGACGAGCGACGAGTGGCAGCGGCGGTGGGTCGAGGTCGAGGTGCAGGTGCCCGGGATCACGATCGCGCCGACGTCCGCGTTTCTCCGGCAGAATCCCGGATATCGGTACGTCACGGAACTCGCCGCAAAATACGCCACCGGATTCGGATATCTGCCGCCCGGATACGAGCTCGTCGCGACGACGTTGCAGACGAAGGTCATCGACCACGTCGGCGACATCTGGTCGGGCGCGAAGTCGCCCAAGGTCGCGATGGACGACTGTCAGAAGGAGCTCGAGGCGTGGGCGAAGACACTGCCCCCGGGCGGGCGCAGTTAG
- a CDS encoding MOSC domain-containing protein, which yields MRRILWIVKLVSLNVGMPTEIEVDGRTVLAGIFKQPVPSRVPMRTLHLEGDGQADLRAHGGPFKAVYAYPSEHYRFWTRELPGTELPWGAFGENLTVTGCMEDAVYIGDRFRIGSAEVVVTQPRMPCYKLGIRLGRPDIVDRFLASGRSGFYCAVAREGDVGAGDEIEVVVRDPHRVSVADIAGLFTLVDVPYDPAELRARLRRAVEVPALAEGLRRRLKGRLAEFGWDA from the coding sequence ATGCGAAGAATCCTCTGGATCGTGAAGCTCGTGTCGCTCAACGTGGGGATGCCGACCGAGATCGAAGTGGACGGCCGCACGGTCCTCGCCGGCATCTTCAAGCAGCCGGTGCCGAGCCGTGTGCCGATGCGTACGCTGCACCTCGAAGGCGACGGCCAAGCTGATCTGCGCGCCCACGGGGGGCCGTTCAAGGCGGTGTACGCGTATCCGAGCGAGCACTACCGGTTTTGGACCCGTGAGCTCCCCGGGACCGAACTGCCGTGGGGTGCGTTCGGTGAGAACTTGACGGTGACCGGCTGTATGGAGGACGCCGTGTATATCGGGGACCGTTTCAGGATCGGGTCCGCTGAGGTGGTCGTCACGCAGCCGCGGATGCCCTGTTACAAACTCGGGATCCGACTGGGACGCCCTGACATCGTTGACCGGTTTCTGGCGAGCGGCCGCAGCGGATTCTACTGCGCGGTGGCGCGCGAGGGCGACGTCGGCGCCGGAGACGAGATCGAGGTCGTCGTCCGCGATCCGCACCGGGTCTCGGTTGCGGACATCGCGGGGCTGTTCACGCTCGTCGACGTCCCGTACGACCCTGCGGAGCTGCGCGCGCGGTTGCGGCGCGCCGTTGAGGTTCCCGCGCTCGCGGAGGGACTGCGGCGCCGCCTCAAGGGTCGGCTGGCCGAGTTCGGCTGGGACGCATAG
- a CDS encoding GlsB/YeaQ/YmgE family stress response membrane protein, with amino-acid sequence MSILAWIIVGIVAGWLAKHVIPGEGPGGVIGDLVVGVVGALIGGWIFQSLGHPGVTGLNLTSIVVAFIGGVILLLIIRAVGGRRSAA; translated from the coding sequence ATGAGCATTCTCGCGTGGATCATCGTCGGTATCGTTGCGGGGTGGTTGGCGAAACACGTGATCCCCGGGGAAGGGCCCGGTGGGGTGATCGGGGACCTGGTCGTCGGTGTGGTGGGCGCGTTGATTGGGGGTTGGATCTTCCAGTCCCTCGGACACCCAGGCGTGACCGGACTCAATCTGACCTCGATCGTGGTGGCGTTCATCGGCGGCGTCATCCTCCTGCTGATCATTCGCGCCGTGGGGGGCCGACGGAGCGCGGCCTAG
- a CDS encoding DUF881 domain-containing protein, whose translation MTAWMVLAVAGWVAAGFAGASALWAHQETARIAVLAGLTPVSGPGIEVTLSDSTRALAPAENPSEALVQDSDLLLLEMMLWYGGARAVAVNGVRITAETSIISSGPTVVVDGHRMVAPFRVSAVGDQRLLQGVLQTRGGFLDRLRDSGLGVQVTARSYVAVPAATAGMVPQ comes from the coding sequence GTGACGGCGTGGATGGTGTTGGCGGTGGCCGGCTGGGTCGCCGCGGGGTTCGCCGGGGCGTCCGCCCTGTGGGCTCATCAAGAGACGGCTCGGATAGCGGTGCTGGCGGGGCTGACGCCGGTGTCCGGACCGGGCATCGAGGTCACGCTGTCCGACTCGACGCGCGCGCTTGCGCCCGCCGAGAACCCAAGCGAGGCCCTGGTGCAGGACAGCGATCTGCTCTTGTTGGAGATGATGTTGTGGTACGGCGGCGCTCGAGCGGTTGCGGTCAACGGCGTGCGGATCACGGCCGAAACCTCCATCATTTCCTCGGGTCCGACCGTCGTGGTCGACGGCCATCGCATGGTGGCGCCGTTCCGCGTGTCCGCGGTGGGCGATCAGCGGTTGCTCCAAGGCGTGCTCCAGACGCGCGGCGGGTTTCTCGACCGGCTGCGCGACAGCGGCCTTGGCGTCCAGGTTACGGCGCGATCCTACGTCGCCGTTCCCGCGGCGACCGCCGGCATGGTGCCGCAATAG
- a CDS encoding HAD-IA family hydrolase has translation MSTVEWITFDCYGTLIDWEGGVADALVPLLPVPMERRALAARYIAVEAEVEHEAYRPYREVLTEASARLMRALGHPLPPDRRQVLPESLARWAPFPEVPAALEALRRAGYRLAILSNVDRDLLATSTARLRVTPDAVITAEDCGSYKPAPGHWERFRAETGAAAARTVHVGASLYHDMAPAAALGYRTVFINRHGEPTHAVRPTRELRDLSRLPEVIAALPGAESGT, from the coding sequence GTGTCGACCGTCGAGTGGATCACCTTCGATTGCTACGGGACCCTGATCGACTGGGAAGGCGGCGTCGCGGATGCCCTCGTTCCGCTGTTGCCGGTGCCGATGGAACGGCGCGCCCTCGCCGCCCGATACATCGCCGTCGAAGCCGAGGTCGAGCACGAGGCGTATCGTCCCTACCGAGAGGTGCTGACCGAAGCCAGCGCCAGGTTGATGCGGGCGCTCGGTCATCCCCTGCCGCCGGATCGGCGCCAGGTGCTGCCGGAGTCGCTGGCGCGATGGGCGCCGTTCCCCGAGGTGCCGGCAGCGCTTGAGGCCCTGCGGCGAGCCGGATACCGACTCGCGATTCTGTCGAACGTCGATCGCGATCTCCTCGCGACGTCGACCGCGCGCCTGCGCGTGACGCCTGATGCGGTCATCACCGCCGAGGACTGCGGCAGCTACAAGCCGGCGCCGGGTCACTGGGAGCGCTTTCGTGCGGAGACCGGCGCCGCCGCGGCCCGAACGGTGCACGTCGGCGCGAGCCTGTACCACGACATGGCCCCCGCGGCCGCGCTCGGATATCGCACCGTCTTCATCAACCGCCACGGCGAACCGACGCACGCGGTCCGTCCCACGCGCGAACTCCGCGACCTCTCCCGTCTCCCCGAGGTCATTGCGGCGCTGCCGGGAGCGGAGTCCGGAACGTAG
- a CDS encoding Fe-Mn family superoxide dismutase, with the protein MAKFEAKKFRSFEVELNGISKKTMEEHYKLYQGYVGKSNEILDRLAGGGVDLSKANPTYSELRELKVELSRALGGVKNHELYFEHLGGKGGKPSGKLLGLIEKAYGSFDAWKADMKATAIAARGWAWTAYDFDTSQVFNFIGDEQNTYPVWNCGLLVALDCFEHAYFIDYGTGKASYIDKFFDNLDWDVVAKRAEMFGILK; encoded by the coding sequence ATGGCGAAGTTCGAGGCCAAGAAGTTCCGCTCGTTTGAGGTCGAGCTGAACGGCATCAGCAAGAAAACGATGGAGGAGCACTACAAGCTTTATCAAGGGTACGTGGGCAAGTCGAACGAGATTCTCGACCGCCTCGCCGGCGGCGGGGTGGATCTCTCGAAGGCCAACCCCACATACTCGGAGCTCCGCGAGTTGAAGGTGGAGCTGTCCCGCGCTCTCGGGGGCGTGAAGAATCACGAGCTTTACTTCGAACACCTCGGCGGCAAGGGCGGCAAACCGTCTGGCAAGCTGTTGGGTCTGATCGAGAAGGCGTACGGGTCCTTCGACGCGTGGAAGGCCGACATGAAGGCGACCGCCATCGCCGCGCGCGGGTGGGCGTGGACCGCGTACGACTTCGATACGAGCCAGGTCTTCAACTTCATCGGCGACGAGCAGAATACGTACCCGGTCTGGAACTGCGGGCTGCTCGTGGCGCTCGACTGCTTCGAGCACGCCTACTTCATCGATTACGGCACGGGCAAAGCCTCGTACATCGACAAGTTTTTCGACAACCTGGACTGGGACGTCGTCGCCAAGCGCGCGGAGATGTTCGGTATCCTCAAGTAG
- a CDS encoding zf-TFIIB domain-containing protein, whose protein sequence is MEMPFTKICPECQEEMELITADEIGEVLVYECPECGYQEETRVEREDGDELDGTQPADVLEFLDDTDDDADELPDPDEAE, encoded by the coding sequence ATGGAGATGCCGTTCACGAAGATCTGCCCAGAATGCCAGGAAGAGATGGAACTCATCACGGCCGACGAGATCGGCGAGGTCCTCGTGTATGAGTGCCCCGAGTGTGGCTATCAGGAGGAAACCCGCGTCGAGCGCGAGGACGGCGACGAGCTCGACGGCACTCAACCGGCGGACGTGCTCGAGTTCCTAGACGACACCGACGACGACGCGGACGAACTGCCCGACCCCGACGAAGCCGAGTAA
- a CDS encoding amidohydrolase: protein MTERETAGVLFEGGRIYTTVAGGPDAAALAVEGERVAAVGEVQDLRARFPHFARIPLDGRTVLPAFTDSHIHIAGFGLSLRHVDLRSCRSLREAVARVAAAANDARPGQWILGGGWDKNLWPEGRFPRRDDLDPVTGARPVALRSKDGHTAWVNSAALALAGITRDTPDPEGGTIVRDAETGEPSGLLAERATHPLLALAGRPSPEAVEEAIRDASEVLHRAGVASVHVVEGGDVLAACQRLRARGALGVRVCMMIPEESLEAAIKVGLRSGFGDATLRLGGVKIFSDGALGSQTASMLEPYESQPGNRGVVVRTADQLRTLVGTAAAHGIAAVVHAIGDRANRCVLDAIEAARADSARWGLRHRIEHVQLLHPDDLPRLAALGVVASMQPIHCTQDRDIGDRYWGARSRYAYAFRSLLRCGTHLTFGSDAPVETPDVFAGIYAVATRKRRDEPARPAWYPEERLTIEEAIAAYTEGPAYAAGEERIKGKLLPGYLADFVALSRDPLAGTPDELPETQVEMTVVGGAVRYSASSGSGSSSASSSVSSRNSSTSAG, encoded by the coding sequence GTGACGGAGCGCGAGACGGCTGGCGTGCTGTTCGAAGGCGGTCGGATCTATACCACCGTTGCGGGCGGACCCGACGCCGCGGCGCTCGCGGTCGAGGGCGAGCGGGTCGCCGCGGTCGGGGAGGTGCAGGATCTCCGCGCCAGGTTCCCACATTTCGCCAGGATCCCGCTCGATGGCCGCACGGTGCTGCCCGCGTTCACCGACAGCCACATCCACATCGCGGGGTTCGGCCTGTCGCTCCGGCACGTCGATCTCCGGTCGTGCCGCTCGCTCCGGGAGGCGGTCGCCCGCGTCGCGGCCGCGGCGAACGACGCCCGCCCCGGGCAGTGGATCCTGGGCGGCGGCTGGGACAAGAACCTCTGGCCGGAGGGTCGGTTCCCGCGGCGCGACGACCTCGACCCGGTGACCGGCGCGCGTCCCGTCGCGCTGCGCAGCAAAGACGGCCACACCGCCTGGGTCAACTCTGCGGCGCTTGCGCTTGCCGGGATCACGCGCGACACCCCGGATCCCGAGGGCGGCACGATCGTGCGCGACGCCGAAACCGGCGAGCCCTCGGGGTTGCTGGCGGAGCGGGCGACCCATCCGCTGCTTGCGCTCGCCGGGCGCCCGTCTCCTGAGGCGGTCGAGGAGGCGATCCGGGACGCGTCGGAGGTGCTGCATCGGGCCGGCGTCGCAAGCGTGCACGTGGTGGAGGGGGGCGACGTCCTCGCGGCGTGCCAGCGTTTGCGCGCGCGGGGCGCGCTCGGCGTGCGCGTGTGCATGATGATTCCGGAGGAATCGCTCGAGGCGGCGATCAAAGTGGGGCTGCGGAGCGGCTTCGGCGACGCCACGCTCCGCCTGGGCGGCGTCAAGATCTTCTCCGACGGGGCGCTCGGCTCGCAGACCGCGAGCATGCTCGAACCGTATGAGAGCCAGCCGGGGAACCGCGGCGTCGTGGTGCGTACCGCAGACCAGCTCCGGACGCTTGTCGGTACCGCCGCCGCGCACGGGATCGCCGCGGTCGTGCACGCGATCGGCGACCGCGCCAACCGGTGCGTGCTCGACGCGATCGAGGCCGCGCGCGCCGACTCGGCGCGCTGGGGGTTGCGGCACCGCATCGAGCATGTGCAGTTGCTCCACCCCGACGATCTGCCGCGCCTGGCGGCGCTCGGCGTCGTGGCGTCGATGCAGCCGATCCACTGTACCCAGGACCGTGACATCGGCGACCGCTACTGGGGGGCGCGGAGCCGGTACGCCTACGCGTTCCGCTCGCTCCTGCGGTGCGGGACGCACCTGACGTTCGGATCGGACGCGCCGGTCGAAACGCCGGACGTATTCGCGGGGATCTATGCCGTGGCGACGCGCAAGCGGCGCGACGAGCCGGCCCGGCCGGCGTGGTATCCCGAGGAGCGTCTGACCATCGAAGAAGCGATCGCGGCGTACACGGAGGGGCCGGCCTATGCCGCCGGCGAGGAGCGCATCAAGGGGAAGCTCCTGCCGGGGTACCTCGCCGACTTCGTCGCCCTGTCCCGCGATCCGCTCGCGGGCACCCCCGACGAACTGCCGGAGACTCAGGTGGAGATGACGGTGGTTGGCGGAGCGGTTCGTTACTCGGCTTCGTCGGGGTCGGGCAGTTCGTCCGCGTCGTCGTCGGTGTCGTCTAGGAACTCGAGCACGTCCGCCGGTTGA
- the ribH gene encoding 6,7-dimethyl-8-ribityllumazine synthase: MPERGRYDGSGLRVGIAVSRFNEHVTRRLLTGARDALRRCGVADDAVDVAWAPGAFDLPVVAQALAQSGRYDAVVCLGCVIRGETTHDRYVALGAAVGLNRVALDGRLPVTLGVLTTETLAQAEDRSGGAHGNKGEDAALAAVELVNTLRGLRPHGPDGGGRAGEAGLR; the protein is encoded by the coding sequence ATGCCGGAGCGGGGGCGGTACGACGGCAGCGGGTTGCGCGTCGGCATCGCCGTCAGCCGGTTCAATGAGCACGTCACGCGCCGCCTCCTCACCGGCGCCCGCGACGCGCTCCGGCGCTGCGGCGTCGCCGATGACGCGGTCGACGTGGCCTGGGCGCCCGGTGCGTTTGACCTGCCGGTGGTCGCCCAGGCGCTGGCGCAGTCAGGACGGTACGACGCGGTGGTGTGTCTCGGGTGCGTCATCCGGGGCGAGACGACACACGATCGCTACGTGGCCCTCGGCGCAGCGGTCGGCCTCAACCGGGTCGCGTTGGACGGGCGCCTCCCGGTCACGCTCGGGGTGTTGACGACGGAGACGCTCGCGCAGGCCGAGGATCGGAGCGGCGGCGCCCACGGGAACAAGGGCGAGGACGCGGCGCTCGCCGCGGTGGAGTTGGTGAACACGCTGCGGGGCCTGCGGCCGCACGGTCCGGACGGCGGCGGCCGCGCCGGGGAGGCGGGTCTGAGGTGA